From the genome of Polynucleobacter sp. AM-7D1:
TGTTTTCTTAATGACCAAAATGGTGTTTGATGGCAATCTCTCGCCGGAGCATATTGAGAAATTCTACGAACTCCAAAATGGTCACACCAGTCTAGGTAATGGTTATGCCCTGTTTAATGTGGGGCTGATGCACGAACGTGGTCTTGGAAAAGTTGCTCAGAACTATAAAATTGCAGTTGATTACTATCAAAAAGCCATCAAAGAGGATGTTAAGGATGCTTACTGTAATTTGGGCAATATCCTGGCGCTGGGCCTGGGAATGGATCAAGGTGTGCCGCGAGATATAAATAATGGAATCAAGTTTTTAGCAAGGGGCGCTGAAGAGGGTAGTCGTCAATGTGCTTATACCTTGGGCTCGCTCTATGGCAAAGGTGAATTTATTCCGCAGGATCTTAAAAAAGCCTTTTACTACCTCTCCTTAGCAGCGCTTCAAGGTCATGATCAAGCAAAGCGGGTGCTGCATATTTTTGTTCATAGCCACAAGGAAGACTACGATGCAGAGATGTCGGCTGCTGAGTTACAGTTCGGTAAGATTGAGAATATGCGGCAGCTATATAAATGCCTATAAGCTAATTTAGCTTTGAAAATAAAACCTCAAATGCCTACAGCTTTTGAGGCTTTTTCTTTTTGTGCTCAAACTGAAATCAAGCTTCATGTTCTAAAATAGAGCCATCACTTAATCGATTGGTGTTTTATGCAGTTTGATAATTCTCGTTTAGATATCGCTACCTTAAATCTGAGGAAGGGTAGGTATGATGCTGCGTTCGAGATTTTTTATGACCTAGCGACAATCGATTTAGATCAAGAAGCGCAGTTTGCCTTAACCAAGATGTGTTTTGATGGCCATCTTGATCCAGAGCAGATTAATAAACTATTTACTTGGGTAAATTCCAATAGCAGTTTAGGTAATGGCTATGCCCACTTCAATGTGGGTCTCATGCATGAGCGCGGTATGGGAGAAATCAAGCAAGACTATAAGACTGCCATTGAGTATTACGAGAAGGCTATCAAGGAAGAGGTGCATGATGCCTACTGCAATCTTGGAAATATCTATGCTTTAGGTCTAGGTGAAGAGCAAGGTGTTCCTAGGGATGTTCGCAAGGGTATTGCATATTTGGCCAAAGGCGCTGAAGAGGGGAGTCGTCAGTCTGCCTATACCTTGGGCTGTTTATATGAAAAAGGGGAATACATTCCCCAAGATCATAAAAAGGCTTGCTATTACTTGGTGCTAGCAACTCTCCAAAAACATGATCAAGCCCATCGAGTGCTCATTATGTTTCAACATGCCAACAAAGGTAATTACGATAAAGAATTTGATGCTGCGGAAGCGCAGTTTGGAAAAATTCAGAACATGCGCACGCTATATAGGTCTCTGTAACTGAGACCGAGGTTATGCGGTGCTAGTGATTAGACTTTCAGTTTGGCTCTAATCCGAATCATTCCCTGGGTATGGATTTGGCTAATACGGCCAGGGGTGATATTCATGACTTGGGCAATTTCTCGATAAGACAAGTCTTCCTGGTAATGCAGTGCAAATACCAGTTTTTCATTTTCAGGCAATCCTTCAAGAATAGTTGCTATGCGATCTGCCAATTGGCTCATCGCAACTGCTCTCATCGGGTCCGAATCATCGGCATCAGAAGGTAGTAAATCATCTGATAAATCATCGAGTGGCATCAAGTGCACCATATTAGCCATGATGGCATGGTAGGCCTCAATGGTGATTTCTGCGCTACTGGCAATTTCTTTTTCAGATGGGTGGCGGCCTAAGTTTTGCTCAAGCTTGCGGGTGACTTTTTCAAGCCCTACGAGTTCATCCCGCTGATTACGCGGAAGAATGTCATTTTTACGGCAGGAGTCATAGATAGCCCCACGAATACGAGTTCTCGCATAAGCTTCAAAAGCTAAGTTAGCCTGAGGCTCGTAGCGGGTTAGGGCATCGAGGAGGCCAGTTAGACCTTCTTGGATAAGATCATCTACTTCCACATTAGGCGGCAGTCTTGAGCAAATTTGATGAGCAATCCGCTTGACTAGCGGTAAGTGCTCTTCAATGGCTTGATTGATATCAATTGACTGGGAATAAGTGGATGGCTTCAATCACAACTCGTTTATTGGGAATGCTTAATTTTATGCGACTTAGCTCGTAATCTTTGCGGAAATCGCCTTAAAGAATCCCATGGGCATCACAAATTCATGTGTCTCGCCTTTGCTGACTGGGTTCCAAGTCAAATCATCAGGGTCTAGCTCAACGCGTTCGGCAGTTAAAGCTTTGATCCATCCAATGAAATCTAAGGGCTGCTCCAGTGCAGAAACGGATGCGTTGTGGAGTTTTTCAAAGGCCTGGGCACCAGCAGCTTCATCTTCACCGCCCACAATCAATACTGAGAGCGGCTCATCAATTTGCAAAATTGCCATTTGACGAATCATCACCATGGCTTTTTTGAGGGAATCTTGATCGCTTGCGGTTACTAATATACGTTTGATATTACTACCGTAGTAGGCAACGATATTTGCTTGAGGATCAATCGTCGGAAAAACGATGTAGTCGATATCAATTTCATGATTAACTAAGCGTTGATCCAGCTGAGGATATTTAGCAAAACGGTGGGCGATCTCTGGGCGCAATTTAACGCTCGTGGCATACCAAAAATTCTCTTCAATGGCTTTAATGCTTCTTGCCAAATTGATGGAGCTGGTAAACACTTGTCCTAAGTCATAGCGGACTGGGTATAGAAACCCTGACATTGTTTTGCGATCTGATAAAGCAATCTCATCAATCAGAAGTACCCTGTGACCTAATTGCTTAATGCTATGCGCTGTGCCATGACCCAAATGAATAGTGGAGTCTGGATCGAGCGTACTGGCAATACAAATGACTCTCGATAACTCAGCGCCAAAAATATTGCGTAAACCCGCAGCTTGATCCACGCTGCCTGTAGTTGTTGTACTCATTGATTGACTTTGCGAATCCAGTCACCCAGGTGGTCTGAAAGAAGAGCGGGTACTTGTTCATCAGTAATCGAGAAGGTTTCTGAGAAAGCACGCATCGCCATCGCACGATGACTCAAGTAATTAATATCGGGCTGACTGAGATCTTCGGGAACACGTTGACCATTGGAGACAAACATGACTGATAAATCATGACGAATCACACTATCAATCACTGGTGCAAGATGGGCTGCCTCATCAATCTTGGTGATAATGACAGAATCCAGTTTTTCACCATTGGCATTTTGCATAGCCTGGTTGTGCAAGCTAATCACTTCTTCTTGAGTACGCAGATCGGTAGTAGAGCTCATAACTAAAATGCGACGTGCCTTGTTGGAGCCATGCTCTAGTAATTGAGATTGCTCAACCATCAGCGTATCGCGTTGGCTCACACCGGCGGTATCTAGCAGGACAATCTTGCGATTAGAGAAGTCCTTAATCTTTGCAGCTAAATCTTCGCTATCTCGTACAGCAGTGACTGAAAGCCCCAAGATTTTTGCAAATGTTTTGAGTTGCTCTTGGGCGCCAATACGATAGGTATCGGTTGTGAGAAGGGCGACTTGATTGCGGCCATAGCGCAATACACAACGCGCAGCAATTTTGGCAACAGTGGTTGTTTTGCCTACCCCGGTAGGTCCAATAAAGGCAAAGACGCCGCCGCGATCAAAGATGTCAAAGGCATGCGATGTCTTGATCATGCATTTCACTTGTTCACGAGCATTTTTTAGCAATGCAGGCAAGCTCAAGTCCTGAGGCAGGTTGCGTGCAATCTCGGCGCATAGCTTGGGAGAGAATCCACTATTGAGAAGGTGTTTCACGATCTCGGTAACGTGGGTATTTTCCTGTTGGATATTTCCCCAGAAATTACCGGCAACATGCGATTGCAGTAAATACTTAACTTCACTGATCTCAGAAAGCAACTTTTCTACTTTAGGCGAACTGCCTGATTCGAATATATTGGAGACTGCTGGGGCGGCAGGCACTGCAGGTGCAGCGGCCGCAGCAGGCGTATTTGCTTTTTGTAATCCAGCTTCTGAGATGCGATGCGCCTGAGCCGCATTGAGAGCTGAAACTCTAGCCGCATTGAGGGCGGCAACATCTTGCGCTGCTTTTGCATTGGCAGCAGCAGAGGCATTAAATATCGCGTCATTATTAGACGGGTTGATCACGCTGCTATCACTGCGCTGAATACGTTCAGCATTATTAAAGGAAGTTGGTAAAAATGCTTCTGCACCAGGAGCTCTGACAGAGCGACCCGCTCTAGCTGGGTTGCGTCTTAAGCTGCCCGCCGGGATTTCGCCATACGGTTTTGGCGCGGGGGCTTGGGCGCGACGCGCAATGGCGTTCTCAAACTTGTCTGACAGACCAGATTGAGCCATCGATCTTTCTGAAAAAGGGCTGGCTTCACTGCTGAGAGTATCGAGCGATTCAGAACGTGTGGATAGATTGGCTAAATCTTGTGAAGTAATGGCAATGATTTCTACGCCTTGGTCGGTGTCTTTAGTGGAGAGCACCATAGCGTCAGAACCCAATTCTGTACGAATCAGCTTTAACGCATCAGCGGTATTGGCTGCAATAAATTTTTGGGGGCCCATGCTTAAACTCCGGAGTAGATCTCTTTAATAGTGATTTTAGGGGTTTTTGCCCGTTTGGGAACAAAGAACCTTGAAGAAAGCCAGATTGGAGGTTGGTGGTAGCTCACTTAATGCCAATACCACCGCCTGAGGGCAGACCCTGCGAGCAATTCTGGAGATGGTGGTTCTGGTCCGTGTGCCACTGACAATGACTGGCGGCAGGTTTTGGTTCTCCATCTCTTGAACACCCCTGATAACCTCTTCCCCAAACATACGGGCTAAAGAGGGTTCAATCAGTCCATCCGGAGCAATGGCCCCAGCACCAATCGACTGCTCAATGAGGCGCTCAAACTCTGGCTGAATTCCCAATACTTGATAGTTATTGCCATCACCTAAGACATCTTGAACGATCGTGCGACGCAGTGCATAACGAATATGCGGCAGGATCTCTAAAGGATCATTGAGTTTGCCTGCGTATTCACTGGAGATTTCCAAAATGGTGCGCAGATCTTTGATAGGAACATTTTCTTCAAGCAGTAATTGCAAGATGCGCTGCAGCTGCGCCACAGTAACAATTTTTGGTATGACATCCTCAACCAATTTGGGGTAACTCATTTTGAAGTGATCAAGTAGGTCTTGGGTTTCTTGGCGACCTAATAGCTCGGCAGCATGCTGATGAATGAGGTGATCTAAATGCGTAGTGATGACAACTGCAGGTTCAACGACGGTATAGCCTTTAGCAATAGCTTCATCGCGCATGGAGCGCTCAATCCAAACGGCAGGCATACCAAAGGTTGGATCTTTCACTTCGATGCCCGGAATTTTATCGGTACCACTTTGTTGAATCGCTAGTAGACGATCTGGCAAGCACTGTCCTCGTCCAATCTCAGCACCGTAAAGTAAAATGCGATAGGTCTCAGCACTCAGTTGCAAGTTGTCTCTAATATGTACAGATGGAATTAAAAATCCTACTTGAGTAACGAATTTGCGACGAATGGCTTTAATGCGTTTAATGAGATCACTCTCATCACCTTTGTCTACTAATGGAATGAGGCGATACGCTAATTCAAGGCAGAGTGGCTCAACGATCGGAACGTCTTTCCACTCTAGTTCCTCGTTAACAACTGGCTGAGCCAAGGCTACTTTGGCTGCTGCAGCCTCTCTCTTAATGCGTTGGTGGGTTAAGTAAGCAAGACCACCAAAGAGAGCAGCAAAGCCTAAGAAGATGACATGGGGCATGCCAGGCAGGATGCCCAAGATGCCGAGTACTCCAGCCACAACGCCCAGTGCATTACT
Proteins encoded in this window:
- a CDS encoding tetratricopeptide repeat protein gives rise to the protein MGYGAIELGQLNMQKGKFDVAFDILYDCAVNDQNDDAVFLMTKMVFDGNLSPEHIEKFYELQNGHTSLGNGYALFNVGLMHERGLGKVAQNYKIAVDYYQKAIKEDVKDAYCNLGNILALGLGMDQGVPRDINNGIKFLARGAEEGSRQCAYTLGSLYGKGEFIPQDLKKAFYYLSLAALQGHDQAKRVLHIFVHSHKEDYDAEMSAAELQFGKIENMRQLYKCL
- a CDS encoding tetratricopeptide repeat protein yields the protein MQFDNSRLDIATLNLRKGRYDAAFEIFYDLATIDLDQEAQFALTKMCFDGHLDPEQINKLFTWVNSNSSLGNGYAHFNVGLMHERGMGEIKQDYKTAIEYYEKAIKEEVHDAYCNLGNIYALGLGEEQGVPRDVRKGIAYLAKGAEEGSRQSAYTLGCLYEKGEYIPQDHKKACYYLVLATLQKHDQAHRVLIMFQHANKGNYDKEFDAAEAQFGKIQNMRTLYRSL
- a CDS encoding FliA/WhiG family RNA polymerase sigma factor, translated to MKPSTYSQSIDINQAIEEHLPLVKRIAHQICSRLPPNVEVDDLIQEGLTGLLDALTRYEPQANLAFEAYARTRIRGAIYDSCRKNDILPRNQRDELVGLEKVTRKLEQNLGRHPSEKEIASSAEITIEAYHAIMANMVHLMPLDDLSDDLLPSDADDSDPMRAVAMSQLADRIATILEGLPENEKLVFALHYQEDLSYREIAQVMNITPGRISQIHTQGMIRIRAKLKV
- the flhF gene encoding flagellar biosynthesis protein FlhF → MGPQKFIAANTADALKLIRTELGSDAMVLSTKDTDQGVEIIAITSQDLANLSTRSESLDTLSSEASPFSERSMAQSGLSDKFENAIARRAQAPAPKPYGEIPAGSLRRNPARAGRSVRAPGAEAFLPTSFNNAERIQRSDSSVINPSNNDAIFNASAAANAKAAQDVAALNAARVSALNAAQAHRISEAGLQKANTPAAAAAPAVPAAPAVSNIFESGSSPKVEKLLSEISEVKYLLQSHVAGNFWGNIQQENTHVTEIVKHLLNSGFSPKLCAEIARNLPQDLSLPALLKNAREQVKCMIKTSHAFDIFDRGGVFAFIGPTGVGKTTTVAKIAARCVLRYGRNQVALLTTDTYRIGAQEQLKTFAKILGLSVTAVRDSEDLAAKIKDFSNRKIVLLDTAGVSQRDTLMVEQSQLLEHGSNKARRILVMSSTTDLRTQEEVISLHNQAMQNANGEKLDSVIITKIDEAAHLAPVIDSVIRHDLSVMFVSNGQRVPEDLSQPDINYLSHRAMAMRAFSETFSITDEQVPALLSDHLGDWIRKVNQ
- the flhA gene encoding flagellar biosynthesis protein FlhA, giving the protein MKILGFDTSKLPSPSAQGAIPILVLLVLIMMLVPLPAIILDVLFTFNIALSIIVLFTAINIKSFKDFVAFPTVLLLTTLLRLSLNVASTRIVLMDGYKGTDAAGKVIEAFGVFLIGGNFAVGIVIFIVITIINFVVITKGSGRVAEVSARFALDSMPGKQMAIDADLNAGLIQQEEAKSRRADVAQEADFFGSMDGASKFVRGDAMAGIMILVINLIGGVMIGVLQHGMDFGKALSTFASLTIGDGLVAQIPALVISTAAGILVTRVATEDDFSGQVSKQFEANSNALGVVAGVLGILGILPGMPHVIFLGFAALFGGLAYLTHQRIKREAAAAKVALAQPVVNEELEWKDVPIVEPLCLELAYRLIPLVDKGDESDLIKRIKAIRRKFVTQVGFLIPSVHIRDNLQLSAETYRILLYGAEIGRGQCLPDRLLAIQQSGTDKIPGIEVKDPTFGMPAVWIERSMRDEAIAKGYTVVEPAVVITTHLDHLIHQHAAELLGRQETQDLLDHFKMSYPKLVEDVIPKIVTVAQLQRILQLLLEENVPIKDLRTILEISSEYAGKLNDPLEILPHIRYALRRTIVQDVLGDGNNYQVLGIQPEFERLIEQSIGAGAIAPDGLIEPSLARMFGEEVIRGVQEMENQNLPPVIVSGTRTRTTISRIARRVCPQAVVLALSELPPTSNLAFFKVLCSQTGKNP